CGAAAAGCTGCTGCGGATTGGTGTACAAAATGGGAGTACCGTCTGCTGCATTTACCGGCAGTGGTGCAAAGGAATTATCCAGCCGCTCGAAAGCCTCTACAAAGTTGATAGATGGGTTGATGCGGCCACCCTCTTCTTCTTCTGACCCAAAGCGAGGCTGGTTAGCGATGGTAAACCCGTGAACGCGACCGCTTCTGAGTTTGTAATCCTCTACCCAAATGGCTTCCGGGTTGTTATTTTTATCCAGGAAAAGCGCTGCAAAGTTTTCAGCCAGGTTCGCATTCTTTTTATACAGGCTGTAAGGACCCACCTCTCCGTTAATGATCATCTCTGCGGCGGCCAGTGCTTTGGTATAATAGCCGTTCGCAAGGTTGGCCGGGATGCCCACTTCGCCGCCGGGTAAAGATACCTGTGGTGTGTTAACGCCGTATTTTGCGATAGAACCTGCGTACAGCGCGGCCCTGGCCACGACAGCAGTAGCCGCACCCTTTGTTACGCGACCAACGATAGCTGTGCCCGAAGCGGGACGTACAGGCAAATCTTCCCTGATGGCTTCCATTTCACTGATCACGAAATCATACATTTCAGACTCTTTCGCACGTGGATGTTGCAGATAGGTAGGATCGCCGCTGAAATCGTAGCGCATCGACTCCAGGATTAATGGAACACCGCCCATACGTTTAGTGAGTTCGAAATAAAAGTTAGCGCGCAGGAAACGGCCTTCTGCCAGCAGTCGTGCTTTATCGCCTGCAAGCAGTGTTTTGGACGCCTCGCAGCGCTCGAGGAACAGGTTCATCTCACGGATGTAACCATAATCCCAGTTGCCCCAGGTACCATATCCCCAGTCACTATCACGCACCATCCAGTCGGTACCGTTGTTAGAAGGATAGGCTTCACCAAAACCGGCAAAGTTTTCCCACGTTTCATCCAGCGGTGAAAAATCCAGTTGCCTGGTGTACAGGTTAGCAAGTACCGACAGTGCATCTGCCGATGTTCTAAATGCTTCTTCCGGTGTAATGATGGATGGCGGCTTCTGATCGAGAAAGTCCGCATCCTTGATACAACCGCTGGCACCCATGAGTGCGGCGATCGTTAATATGCTGATGATTTTTGTTTTCATAATCTGGAATCAAAGGGTTGATTAAAAAGAAAGGTTTACGCCCACGTTCACTACTTTGTTCTGCGGATACTGCAACCCGTTTTCTTCGGTCACTTCCGGGTCTACGCGGTATTGGTTAAGATTGCTGAAGGTGAACAGGTTGTAGCCGTTCACATAAAAGCGGCATTTCTCGATGCGAACCCGTGACAGAATGTTTTGTGGGATCGTGTAACCTAACTCGATGGTCCTGGCTCTCACGTAACGGGCATTGTGCGCAAAGAAGTCGTTACTGTTATTGTAGTTGGAGTGACCACCTTTATTGTAGCGCAGTGCAGGATATTTACCCGGGATCCATTTGCTGTTCGGGTCCCACATATCTTCGCGGTGCCACCTGTCGGTAAATAAAGTATTGAGGTTACCATTGTTCTGGAAAGGCCATTTCATTTCCCAGTTCTGGTACCAGGTGTAGCCCGCCGCACCAGAGAAGTCCGCGCGGAAGTCGGCACCTTTATACATCAAACCAATGGTGAAACCGAAGTTGATATTAGGCTGTGCACCAATACCCCAACCGATCGGACGCTCATCGTAGCCATCGATTTTACCGTCTTTATTCATATCCTCATAAATAAGGTCACCGGGCAGCAGGGTTACGTTACCCTGTCCGTCGATATTTACCGGGTGCTCATTGATCTGCTCCTGCGACTGGAACTGGCCAACTACGTGGCGCCCCCAGTTGGAGCGGGTAAGGCGCTGCGTTCTGGCAGTACGGTAGTGATCCCAGGAGTTGAAGCGCGTTTCGTTAAAAGGTTCCAGGAATTTGTAACGTGATATTGCAAAGTTGCCGGCCACCTGGTATTTTAGTTCGCCGATATTGTTGTTCAGCGCCAGCGAGAAATCTGCACCAAATTGCGCGTCGGATTCGAGGTTACTTTCCGGCAAGCCATAACCCAGTTCGTTTGGCACCAGTACATTGCCGGTCGCAGCCCTTAAACCGGTACGTTTACGATAATAGTACTCGGCGCTACCATTTAATTTTCCGTTGAAGAAACCGAAGTCCAGACCTACGTTCGACATTTTGCTTCTCAACCAGGTGATATTCGTTGTCGGCTCTCCGCGGTCGCGGGACCCAACTACCACGTTACCATCCAATACGGCTATACCCACATTGTAATCATACCCGGCCAGGTACCTGAATGGCAGCAGGCCTAATGCATCGCCATCATCACCCATCACACCGTAAGAACCGCGTAACTTTACCTCCGTAAGCGGGAAATTACCCAGCAGGTCTTTCATAAATTGCTCTTCGGTCAAACGCCAGCCGACAGATATACCGGGGAAGTAGCCTACGCGGTCAAGTTCAGGGAACAGGTAGGAAGCATCTCTACGTCCGTTCAGCTCCAACATGTATTTATCAGCGTAAGAGTAGTTGATACGTGCCGCGTAACCCAGCCTGGTCTGCCGCTCATCGCTATCGTTGTATTCATCCATGGTCGGGAAGTAAATCAGCGGCAGGGAGTTCGTAGTAGGCACAGCATGCAGGGTGTTCGTTAACCGCTGCCACCTGATACGTTCGGCAACAAAGGTGGCATTAATGTTATGCTTACCGAAAACACGTGCATAAGTGATCTGCCCCTGCATGTTTACGTTTTGTACTTTTTGCTGGATGCGCTGCCTGTAAGGGTTAGTACTACCGCCATATGGCGTGATGGTATCCTGTACAGGGTCGTAGCGGTAGGTCACGTAAGTGTACTCGTGGTTATTCAGCACCCGGTCGGCCAGGTAATAAGAATAAGCGCCGCGTAACGTAAGCCCTTTCACGTAAGGCACTTCATATTCCAGGTTGAAGTCATTCTGCAACACGCGCCAGTCCTCCCGGAATTTACCTGAGTTTTTATAGTTCAGGAACGCCCAGTTGGTTTCGTTGTGACCAATATCATTCAGGTAACGTGGATCATCGTTTGCATAGGGGCGCTCCATCGGTGTATTACGCATCAGCGCGAAACGGGCAACCCAGTAGTCATCGGGCTGCGGTACACCCGGGTTCTGCCGGCTTTCGATACGACCATTGATGTTCATGGAAGCCTTTAAACCTTCAGCGATCCTCGCTGTAATATTAGACTGTACGTTGTTCCTGTCGAAGCGGTACTCACGGCCCAAAACGGAGTTCTGGTGCAGTTTAGTGTAAGACAGGTAATACGTGATCCTGTCGGAACCACCGGAAGCATTCACGTTAAAAGAAGACAGGGGCGAATTACCTTTGATGATAAAATCTGTCCAGTCGAAACTTTTATAACCGTACTCGGTTCCTTGTTTGTATTTCTCCAGTTCTTCTTTGGTGATAGATGTACCGCCTTCGTTCAGTTCCGCTTCAGCCTTCAGGCGCATGTAGTCATAAGAACTGTTGAGTACTTCGGGGAAGGTGGTCCAGTTTTGCCAGCCCTGGTAAGCATTTATACCGATGGTATTACGGGAGTTGAGTTTACCCCGTTTGGTCGTAACCACCACAACACCGTTTGCTGCACGCACACCATAAATAGCCGCGGCAGCATCTTTCAGCACCGTAATCGACTCAATGTCGTTGGGAGCAATATTATTGAACTGACCGGCATCCTGCTGGATACCGTCGATTACGTACAGTGGGTTACCCATGTTACGGATCTGGATATTGGCGCTCGCACCGGGGCGACCGTCAGGCTGACGGAAAGTTACACCCGGCAGCTTACCGGCTAGTGTGGCGCTCACCGTGGAGTTACCATGCACACGATCGATATCATCGGAGGTTACCGACGCAACCGAACCAGTGATGGATACCCTCCTGGCCTGGCCATAACCCACTACCACTACTTCACTGATATCTTTATTCTGTCTTTCCATTCTTACGCTCAGGCTGCGTTGCGTACCTACCATTAATTCTTTTGTTGCAGAACCGATGGAGGTAAATACCAGCACAGCACTTTCGCCCGCTACATTGAGCGAAAACGATCCGTTGGCATCGGTATTGGTGGCATTTTTTGTACCCTTCTCCACGACGGTAACGCCTGGCATAATACCGCCTTCATTGTCCTGCACTACCCCACGCACCGTTATCTTTTCCTGCGAAAAGGCGGGCAATACGGTGGCAAGCCAGATAAAAAGGGTGAGCAAAAAAGGCAGGGGACGCCTGATAAGCACTGCCGAAACAGCATTACAGGCCCGGGGAAGCCTAGTAAATTTTCTCATAACGGGAACTAATTGTGGTTAATAAAATGAGCGTTTTTCACTGTGTGTAAACGTTTACATGCAATAATTTGTAAACAAGTACTACTTTTAAATCGTACTGTGAAGAAAGAACTTATTTAGCGATAGGGCCATTCACTACGTTTCATATTCTTTTCAAAATGTTTCATTTTTGGCTGCGGCTTACTTTAGGATGGTTGCTTTTGGCATCGGGCGCAAACGCGCAGCAATATTACTTTCGTCACTACCAGGTAGAGGCAGGCCTGTCTAACAATACGGTTTTCAGCAGCGTGCAGGACCAGCAAGGGTTTATGTGGTTTGGCACCAAGGAAGGACTGAACCGCTTTGATGGCTACCGCTTTAAACTGTATAGGCTGGATGATAAGAACGAGCAGCAACTCGACCAGATCTATAACTTATATAAGGACAGCCGGGGCACATTATGGATCGGTTCGCAAAAGGGTTTATATTATTTTGATGCAGTGAATGAAAAGCCGGTCAACTTTTCTGACACGCTGCGCGAAGTATGGAGCATTACCGAAGATGCCGCCGGGCAACTCTGGTTCATTGCACAAAACGCGGTGTGCCGTTATAATCCTGTCCGCAACAAAGTGACACGGTTCCCACATCCTACGGGCCGCATTCTCACCTCCGTTTGTATTACGGAAGATGGCACTACCTGGGCTTCTACGCACAGGGGCTTTCTGCAAAAGCTGGATACAGCCACCGGTGTCT
This genomic interval from Chitinophaga horti contains the following:
- a CDS encoding RagB/SusD family nutrient uptake outer membrane protein codes for the protein MKTKIISILTIAALMGASGCIKDADFLDQKPPSIITPEEAFRTSADALSVLANLYTRQLDFSPLDETWENFAGFGEAYPSNNGTDWMVRDSDWGYGTWGNWDYGYIREMNLFLERCEASKTLLAGDKARLLAEGRFLRANFYFELTKRMGGVPLILESMRYDFSGDPTYLQHPRAKESEMYDFVISEMEAIREDLPVRPASGTAIVGRVTKGAATAVVARAALYAGSIAKYGVNTPQVSLPGGEVGIPANLANGYYTKALAAAEMIINGEVGPYSLYKKNANLAENFAALFLDKNNNPEAIWVEDYKLRSGRVHGFTIANQPRFGSEEEEGGRINPSINFVEAFERLDNSFAPLPVNAADGTPILYTNPQQLFEGRDARLHGTVITPGSAFKGRPVDIWAGYRLADGTIISSDARGGIKDLPGKPGVQVVGQDGPIDRLEHVAQSGFYIRKYLDPTAGAGSRGTQSEVAYMRYRYAEVLLNAAEAAFELSQPDVAAGYLNQVRVRAGLVTPLTGGDVTFDRIVHERRVELAFEGHLLFDMKRWRIAHIKWDGNPLSQAELTTNLGSATRRNTQPWALWPYKIYEPGSPNDGKWYFQRKLLSSVTGARRFRLGNYYSFIGDDIRANNPKIVRQPNQ
- a CDS encoding SusC/RagA family TonB-linked outer membrane protein, coding for MRKFTRLPRACNAVSAVLIRRPLPFLLTLFIWLATVLPAFSQEKITVRGVVQDNEGGIMPGVTVVEKGTKNATNTDANGSFSLNVAGESAVLVFTSIGSATKELMVGTQRSLSVRMERQNKDISEVVVVGYGQARRVSITGSVASVTSDDIDRVHGNSTVSATLAGKLPGVTFRQPDGRPGASANIQIRNMGNPLYVIDGIQQDAGQFNNIAPNDIESITVLKDAAAAIYGVRAANGVVVVTTKRGKLNSRNTIGINAYQGWQNWTTFPEVLNSSYDYMRLKAEAELNEGGTSITKEELEKYKQGTEYGYKSFDWTDFIIKGNSPLSSFNVNASGGSDRITYYLSYTKLHQNSVLGREYRFDRNNVQSNITARIAEGLKASMNINGRIESRQNPGVPQPDDYWVARFALMRNTPMERPYANDDPRYLNDIGHNETNWAFLNYKNSGKFREDWRVLQNDFNLEYEVPYVKGLTLRGAYSYYLADRVLNNHEYTYVTYRYDPVQDTITPYGGSTNPYRQRIQQKVQNVNMQGQITYARVFGKHNINATFVAERIRWQRLTNTLHAVPTTNSLPLIYFPTMDEYNDSDERQTRLGYAARINYSYADKYMLELNGRRDASYLFPELDRVGYFPGISVGWRLTEEQFMKDLLGNFPLTEVKLRGSYGVMGDDGDALGLLPFRYLAGYDYNVGIAVLDGNVVVGSRDRGEPTTNITWLRSKMSNVGLDFGFFNGKLNGSAEYYYRKRTGLRAATGNVLVPNELGYGLPESNLESDAQFGADFSLALNNNIGELKYQVAGNFAISRYKFLEPFNETRFNSWDHYRTARTQRLTRSNWGRHVVGQFQSQEQINEHPVNIDGQGNVTLLPGDLIYEDMNKDGKIDGYDERPIGWGIGAQPNINFGFTIGLMYKGADFRADFSGAAGYTWYQNWEMKWPFQNNGNLNTLFTDRWHREDMWDPNSKWIPGKYPALRYNKGGHSNYNNSNDFFAHNARYVRARTIELGYTIPQNILSRVRIEKCRFYVNGYNLFTFSNLNQYRVDPEVTEENGLQYPQNKVVNVGVNLSF